A section of the Phacochoerus africanus isolate WHEZ1 chromosome 4, ROS_Pafr_v1, whole genome shotgun sequence genome encodes:
- the LOC125124737 gene encoding LOW QUALITY PROTEIN: protocadherin alpha-10-like (The sequence of the model RefSeq protein was modified relative to this genomic sequence to represent the inferred CDS: inserted 1 base in 1 codon), protein MTAMIGFLHGEIDQVAKEPGASCSRFCSSQSGRRGAAIPTXSVAEEAKHGTFVGRIAQDLGLELAELVPRLFRMASKGGGDLLEVNLQNGILFVNSRIDREELCGRSLECSIHLEVIVERPLQVFHVEVEVKDINDNPPVFPATNKNLFISETRALDSHFSLEGATDADIGANAQLTYRLSPNEYFSLEAPTSEEQVKPLELVLKKPLDREVTSELLLVLKATDGGKPELTGAVELHITVLDVNDNAPVFDKAVHRIKLLENARNGTLVVRLNASDLDEGSNSHVLYSFANDVFSNTEASFRIDSNSGEIKVNGRIDFEETKLWKLQIEAVDKGNPPMFGHCTVLVEILDVNDNAPELLVTSLLFSIPEDAPLGTVIALISVTDRDAGENAQLTCSLTPHSPFKLVSTFKNYYSLVLDGALDRESVASYELVVTARDGGSPSLWATASVSVEVGDVNDNAPVFAQAEYTVFVKENNAPGCHIFTVSARDADAQENARVAYSLVERRVGERALSSYVSVHAESGKVFALQPLDREELELLQVGVSARDAGAPPLGSNVTLQVFVLDENDNAPALLPPPPPSPWAPPGWPGGAGGGAGVVSQRVARWVGAGQVVAKVRAVDADSGYNAWLSYELQEAASGGARSAFRVGLYTGEISTTRALDEADAARQRLLVLVKDHGEPALTATATVLLWLEDGGPAPKASSRRVVGPAAAEAALVDVHVYLVVAICAVSSLLVLTLLVYTALRCSAPRGEGACVPGQARLVCSSAVGSWSSSPRRRRRQRQQVCSGEGPPKADLMAFSPSVPPCSTSGDTGDQQEFCENAQGVALYLEEIVLQGLV, encoded by the exons ATGACTGCTATGATCGGTTTCCTTCACGGTGAAATT GACCAGGTGGCCAAGGAGCCCGGCGCCTCCTGCTCTCGCTTCTGCTCCTCTCAGTCAGGGAGGCGGGGAGCGGCCATACCCA ACTCGGTCGCCGAGGAGGCCAAACACGGCACCTTCGTGGGCCGCATCGCCCAGgacctggggctggagctggCGGAGCTGGTGCCGCGCCTGTTCCGGATGGCGTCCAAAGGCGGCGGGGACCTTCTGGAGGTAAACCTGCAGAATGGCATTTTGTTTGTGAATTCTCGGATCGACCGGGAGGAGCTGTGCGGGCGGAGCCTGGAGTGCAGCATCCACCTGGAGGTGATCGTGGAGCGGCCGCTGCAGGTGTTCCACgtggaggtggaggtgaaggACATTAACGACAACCCGCCTGTGTTTCcagcaacaaacaaaaatctcttcaTTTCTGAAACTAGGGCTCTTGACTCTCATTTTTCACTAGAGGGCGCCACTGATGCAGATATCGGGGCGAACGCACAGCTGACTTACAGACTGAGCCCCAATGAATATTTCTCTCTGGAAGCACCGACCAGCGAGGAGCAGGTAAAACCTCTCGAACTAGTATTAAAAAAACCTTTGGACAGGGAAGTCACTTCAGAGCTTCTTTTGGTGCTCAAAGCAACGGATGGGGGCAAACCCGAGCTGACAGGCGCTGTTGAGTTACACATCACAGTGCTGGATGTGAATGACAATGCTCCAGTGTTTGACAAAGCAGTTCATCGTATAAAATTACTGGAAAATGCAAGAAATGGTACACTGGTTGTTAGACTTAACGCCTCAGATTTGGACGAGGGTTCAAACAGCCACGTTCTTTATTCCTTTGCAAATGATGTCTTCTCTAACACAGAAGCCTCTTTTCGCATAGATTCTAACAGtggagaaataaaagtaaatggaaGAATAGATTTTGAAGAAACTAAATTATGGAAACTTCAAATAGAAGCAGTTGACAAAGGAAATCCCCCAATGTTTGGTCACTGCACAGTCTTGGTAGAAATCTTGGATGTCAACGATAATGCTCCGGAGTTGCTAGTGACTTCGTTATTGTTTTCTATTCCAGAGGATGCTCCACTGGGGACAGTCATTGCTCTAATTAGTGTAACTGACCGTGACGCCGGTGAAAACGCTCAGCTGACCTGCTCCCTGACGCCCCACAGCCCCTTCAAGCTGGTGTCCACCTTCAAGAATTACTATTCGCTGGTGCTGGACGGCGCCTTGGACCGCGAGAGCGTGGCGAGCTACGAGCTGGTGGTGACCGCGCGGGACGGCGGCTCGCCTTCGCTGTGGGCCACGGCCAGCGTGTCGGTGGAGGTGGGCGACGTGAACGACAACGCGCCGGTGTTCGCGCAGGCCGAGTACACGGTGTTCGTGAAGGAGAACAACGCGCCCGGCTGCCACATCTTCACGGTGTCGGCGCGCGACGCGGACGCGCAGGAGAACGCGCGGGTGGCCTACTCGCTGGTGGAGCGGCGGGTGGGCGAGCGCGCGCTGTCGAGCTACGTGTCGGTGCACGCGGAGAGCGGCAAGGTGTTCGCGCTGCAGCCGCTGGACCgcgaggagctggagctgctgcaggtCGGGGTGAGCGCGCGCGACGCGGGCGCGCCGCCTCTGGGCAGCAACGTGACGCTGCAGGTGTTCGTGCTGGACGAGAACGACAACGCGCCggcgctgctgccgccgccgccgccgtcgcctTGGGCGCCGCCCGGGTGGCCcgggggcgcgggcggcggggcgggcgtGGTGAGCCAGCGGGTGGCGCGGTGGGTGGGCGCGGGCCAGGTGGTGGCGAAGGTGCGCGCGGTGGACGCGGACTCGGGCTACAACGCGTGGCTGTCGTACGAGCTGCAGGAGGCGGCGTCGGGGGGCGCGCGGAGCGCGTTCCGCGTGGGGCTGTACACGGGCGAGATCAGCACGACGCGTGCCCTGGACGAGGCGGACGCGGCGCGCCAGCGCCTGCTGGTGCTGGTGAAGGACCACGGCGAGCCGGCGCTGACGGCCACGGCcacggtgctgctgtggctggaggaCGGCGGCCCGGCGCCCAAGGCGTCCTCGCGGCGGGTGGTGGGCCccgcggcggcggaggcggcgctGGTGGACGTGCACGTGTACCTGGTGGTGGCGATCTGCGCGGTGTCGAGCCTGCTGGTGCTGACGCTGCTGGTGTACACGGCGCTGCGGTGCTCGGCGCCGCGCGGCGAGGGCGCGTGCGTGCCCGGGCAGGCGCGGCTGGTGTGCTCGAGCGCGGTGGGCAGCTGGTCTTCGtctccgcggcggcggcggcggcagcggcagcaggTGTGCTCTGGGGAGGGGCCGCCCAAGGCCGACCTCATGGCCTTCAGTCCTAGTGTTCCTCCTTGTTCGACTTCTGGAGATACTGGAGACCAACAGGAGTTTTGCGAGAAT
- the LOC125124736 gene encoding protocadherin alpha-10-like, whose translation MLVFGRCGLRTQNLLLSFLLLAAWVAGSSQVRYSVPEEAKHGTFVGRIAQDLGLELAELVPRLFRMASKGSGDLLEVNLQNGILFVNSRIDREELCGRGLECSIHLEVIVERPLQVFHVEVEVRDINDNPPLFSASEQKLSIPESRLLDSRFPLEGASDADVGENAMLTYRLSPSEFFALDIINKKDKGKFPVLVLRKLLDREENPQLQLSLTATDGGKPELTGSVTLLIVVLDANDNAPIFDRSLYEVKMRENSANQTLVIRLNASDADEGINKEIIYSFSSLVPPSIRSKFLINESTGEIRVNDAIDFEDSNTYEIHVDVTDKGQPPMVGHCTVLVEILDENDNSPEVIITSLALPVREDAQVGTTIALISVSDRDSGANGQVTCSLAPQVPFKLVSTFKNYYSLVLDGTLDRESVASYELVVTARDGGSPSLWATASVSVEVGDVNDNAPVFAQPEYTVFVKENNAPGCHIFTVSARDADAQENARVAYSLVERRVGERALSSYVSVHAESGKVFALQPLDREELELLQVGVSARDAGAPPLGSNVTLQVFVLDENDNAPALLPPPPPSPWAPPGWPGGAGGGAGVVSQRVARWVGAGQVVAKVRAVDADSGYNAWLSYELQEAASGAASGGARSAFRVGLYTGEISTTRALDEADAARQRLLVLVRDHGEPALTATATVLLWLEDGGPAPKASSRRVVGPAAAEAALVDVHVYLVVAICAVSSLLVLTLLVYTALRCSAPRGEGACVPGQARLVCSSAVGSWSSSPRRWRRRQRQQVCSGEGPPKADLMAFSPSLPPCPLPDGEVGEQSTGGDTSSKVGYCFFIYIFCFVNILFRRFSPSNLCLVISPFFV comes from the coding sequence ATGTTGGTCTTCGGACGCTGTGGGCTGAGAACCCAAaacctccttctctcctttctgctcCTCGCAGCCTGGGTGGCGGGGAGCAGCCAGGTCCGCTACTCGGTCCCGGAGGAAGCCAAACACGGCACCTTCGTGGGCCGCATCGCCCAGgacctggggctggagctggccGAGCTGGTGCCGCGCCTGTTCCGGATGGCGTCCAAAGGCAGCGGGGACCTTCTGGAGGTAAACCTGCAGAATGGCATTTTGTTTGTGAATTCTCGGATCGACCGGGAGGAGCTGTGCGGGCGGGGCTTGGAGTGCAGCATCCACCTGGAGGTGATCGTGGAGCGGCCGCTGCAGGTGTTCCACgtggaggtggaggtgagggACATTAACGACAACCCGCCTCTCTTCTCCGCCTCAGAGCAAAAGCTCTCAATTCCCGAATCTCGACTGCTTGACTCTCGGTTTCCTCTAGAAGGCGCATCTGATGCGGATGTTGGAGAGAACGCAATGCTTACTTACAGACTCAGTCCAAGTGAGTTTTTTGCTCTTGATATtataaacaaaaaggacaaagGCAAATTTCCAGTGCTTGTTCTACGAAAACTGCTGGATCGTGAAGAAAATCCCCAGCTTCAATTGTCATTAACCGCAACGGATGGAGGCAAACCGGAACTTACCGGATCTGTTACTCTGCTGATAGTGGTGTTGGATGCCAATGATAATGCGCCCATATTTGACCGATCCCTTTATGAAGTTAAAATGCGTGAAAATTCAGCGAACCAAACGTTAGTCATAAGGCTGAATGCATCTGATGCAGATGAAGGAATAAACAAggaaataatatattcatttagcTCTTTGGTCCCACCCAGCATAAGAAGTAAATTTCTAATTAATGAAAGCACAGGAGAAATAAGAGTCAATGATGCAATTGACTTTGAAGATAGTAACACTTACGAAATTCATGTAGATGTTACAGATAAAGGACAACCACCCATGGTTGGTCACTGCACCGTCTTAGTGGAAATACTGGATGAAAATGATAATTCACCTGAGGTGATTATCACTTCCTTGGCTCTTCCAGTGCGAGAGGATGCGCAGGTGGGCACCACCATCGCCTTGATCAGCGTGTCGGACCGTGACTCGGGCGCCAACGGGCAGGTGACCTGTTCCCTGGCACCCCAAGTCCCCTTCAAGCTGGTGTCCACCTTCAAGAATTACTATTCGCTGGTGCTGGACGGCACCTTGGACCGCGAGAGCGTGGCGAGCTACGAGCTGGTGGTGACCGCGCGGGACGGCGGCTCGCCTTCGCTGTGGGCCACGGCCAGCGTGTCGGTGGAGGTGGGCGACGTGAACGACAACGCGCCGGTGTTCGCGCAGCCCGAGTACACGGTGTTCGTGAAGGAGAACAACGCGCCCGGCTGCCACATCTTCACGGTGTCGGCGCGCGACGCGGACGCGCAGGAGAACGCGCGGGTGGCCTACTCGCTGGTGGAGCGGCGGGTGGGCGAGCGCGCGCTGTCGAGCTACGTGTCGGTGCACGCGGAGAGCGGCAAGGTGTTCGCGCTGCAGCCGCTGGACCgcgaggagctggagctgctgcaggtCGGGGTGAGCGCGCGCGACGCGGGCGCGCCGCCTCTGGGCAGCAACGTGACGCTGCAGGTGTTCGTGCTGGACGAGAACGACAACGCGCCggcgctgctgccgccgccgccgccgtcgcctTGGGCGCCGCCCGGGTGGCCcgggggcgcgggcggcggggcgggcgtGGTGAGCCAGCGGGTGGCGCGGTGGGTGGGCGCGGGCCAGGTGGTGGCGAAGGTGCGCGCGGTGGACGCGGACTCGGGCTACAACGCGTGGCTGTCGTACGAGCTGCAGGAGGCGGCGTCGGGGGCGGCGTCGGGGGGCGCGCGGAGCGCGTTCCGCGTGGGGCTGTACACGGGCGAGATCAGCACGACGCGCGCCCTGGACGAGGCGGACGCGGCGCGCCAGCGCCTGCTGGTGCTGGTGAGGGACCACGGCGAGCCGGCGCTGACGGCCACGGCcacggtgctgctgtggctggaggaCGGCGGCCCGGCGCCCAAGGCGTCCTCGCGGCGGGTGGTGGGCCccgcggcggcggaggcggcgctGGTGGACGTGCACGTGTACCTGGTGGTGGCGATCTGCGCGGTGTCGAGCCTGCTGGTGCTGACGCTGCTGGTGTACACGGCGCTGCGGTGCTCGGCGCCGCGCGGCGAGGGCGCGTGCGTGCCCGGGCAGGCGCGGCTGGTGTGCTCGAGCGCGGTGGGCAGCTGGTCTTCGTCTCCGCGGCgttggcggcggcggcagcggcagcaggTGTGCTCTGGGGAGGGGCCGCCCAAGGCCGACCTCATGGCCTTCAGCCCCAGCCTGCCTCCGTGTCCACTACCAGATGGGGAAGTCGGGGAGCAGTCTACTGGAGGCGACACTTCTAGCAAGGTGggttattgcttttttatttacatattttgttttgtgaatattttatttcgcCGCTTCTCCCCTTCAAATTTATGTCTTGTAATATCTCCATTCTTTGTCTAA
- the LOC125124735 gene encoding protocadherin alpha-9-like, translating into MLYPSRSDKGDRNLLLLFIIFAAWEAGSGQVHYSVPEEAKHGTFVGRIAQDLRLELAELVPRLFQLDSKGRGDLLEVNLQNGILFVNSRIDREELCGRSLECSIHLEVIVERPLQVFHVEVEVRDINDNPPVFPGTQKNLFIAESRPLDSRFPLEGASDADIGQNALLTYRLSSNDYFSLDVPAGDQEVTPLGLVLRKPLDREESPELHLVLTATDGGKPELTGTVQVLVKVLDANDNAPAFDRTLYAVKLPENVPNGTLVMKLNASDLDEGSNGDIIYSFSSDLSPGLKSKFSIDPLSGEITVTGPIDFEERKAYKIRVEATDKGLPPLAGHCTVLVEVVDANDNAPEVTIKTLWLPVKEDAQLGTIIALISVIDRDSGANGQVTCSLAPQVPFKLVSTFKNYYSLVLDGTLDRESVASYELVVTARDGGSPSLWATASVSVEVGDVNDNAPVFAQPEYTVFVKENNAPGCHIFTVSARDADAQENARVAYSLVERRVGERALSSYVSVHAESGKVFALQPLDREELELLQVGVSARDAGAPPLGSNVTLQVFVLDENDNAPALLPPPPPSPWAPPGWPGGAGGGAGVVSQRVARWVGAGQVVAKVRAVDADSGYNAWLSYELQEAASGAASGGARSAFRVGLYTGEISTTRALDEADAARQRLLVLVKDHGEPALTATATVLLWLEDGGPAPKASSRRVVGPAAAEAALVDVHVYLVVAICAVSSLLVLTLLVSTALRCSAPRGEGACVPGQARLVCSSAVGSWSSSPRRRRRQRQQVCSGEGPPKADLMAFSPSLPPCPGSGDVTSDPQAVDSSGKVSCSN; encoded by the coding sequence ATGCTGTATCCAAGTCGAAGCGACAAAGGGGACCGGAATCTACTGCTACTGTTTATCATTTTCGCAGCCTGGGAGGCGGGGAGCGGCCAGGTCCACTACTCAGTCCCCGAGGAAGCCAAACACGGCACCTTCGTGGGCCGCATCGCCCAGGATCTAAGGTTGGAGCTGGCGGAGCTGGTGCCTCGTTTGTTCCAGTTGGATTCCAAAGGGCGAGGGGACCTTCTGGAGGTAAACCTGCAGAATGGCATTTTGTTTGTGAATTCTCGGATCGACCGGGAGGAGCTGTGCGGGCGGAGCCTGGAGTGCAGCATCCACCTGGAGGTGATCGTGGAGCGGCCGCTGCAGGTGTTCCACgtggaggtggaggtgagggACATTAACGACAACCCGCCTGTGTTCCCCGGAACACAAAAGAATCTGTTCATCGCGGAATCCAGGCCGCTTGACTCTCGGTTTCCACTAGAGGGCGCCTCGGATGCAGATATCGGCCAGAACGCGCTGCTGACTTACAGGCTGAGCTCCAATGACTATTTCTCTCTGGATGTGCCGGCCGGCGACCAAGAGGTGACACCGCTGGGGCTTGTGCTGCGGAAACCTTTAGACAGGGAAGAGTCTCCGGAACTTCATTTAGTGCTCACGGCTACCGACGGAGGCAAACCCGAGCTGACTGGCACCGTCCAGGTACTCGTCAAAGTGTTGGACGCCAACGACAACGCCCCAGCTTTCGACAGAACTCTGTACGCGGTGAAATTACCGGAGAACGTGCCTAATGGGACGTTGGTGATGAAGCTCAACGCCTCAGATTTGGACGAAGGCTCGAATGGggatattatttattcattctctagCGACCTATCTCCAGGCTTGAAATCCAAGTTCTCCATAGACCCCCTAAGCGGGGAAATTACGGTAACAGGACCCATCGATTTTGAAGAGAGGAAAGCCTACAAAATTCGAGTAGAGGCGACGGATAAAGGCCTTCCACCCCTAGCTGGTCACTGTACAGTTCTTGTGGAAGTTGTGGACGCTAATGACAATGCTCCAGAGGTGACTATCAAGACGCTCTGGCTCCCTGTGAAAGAAGACGCACAGCTGGGGACAATCATTGCTCTTATCAGTGTGATTGACCGAGATTCTGGTGCCAATGGGCAGGTGACCTGTTCCCTGGCACCCCAAGTCCCCTTCAAGCTGGTGTCCACCTTCAAGAATTACTATTCGCTGGTGCTGGACGGCACCTTGGACCGCGAGAGCGTGGCGAGCTACGAGCTGGTGGTGACCGCGCGGGACGGCGGCTCGCCTTCGCTGTGGGCCACGGCCAGCGTGTCGGTGGAGGTGGGCGACGTGAACGACAACGCGCCGGTGTTCGCGCAGCCCGAGTACACGGTGTTCGTGAAGGAGAACAACGCGCCCGGCTGCCACATCTTCACGGTGTCGGCGCGCGACGCGGACGCGCAGGAGAACGCGCGGGTGGCCTACTCGCTGGTGGAGCGGCGGGTGGGCGAGCGCGCGCTGTCGAGCTACGTGTCGGTGCACGCGGAGAGCGGCAAGGTGTTCGCGCTGCAGCCGCTGGACCgcgaggagctggagctgctgcaggtCGGGGTGAGCGCGCGCGACGCGGGCGCGCCGCCTCTGGGCAGCAACGTGACGCTGCAGGTGTTCGTGCTGGACGAGAACGACAACGCGCCggcgctgctgccgccgccgccgccgtcgcctTGGGCGCCGCCCGGGTGGCCcgggggcgcgggcggcggggcgggcgtGGTGAGCCAGCGGGTGGCGCGGTGGGTGGGCGCGGGCCAGGTGGTGGCGAAGGTGCGCGCGGTGGACGCGGACTCGGGCTACAACGCGTGGCTGTCGTACGAGCTGCAGGAGGCGGCGTCGGGGGCGGCGTCGGGGGGCGCGCGGAGCGCGTTCCGCGTGGGGCTGTACACGGGCGAGATCAGCACGACGCGCGCCCTGGACGAGGCGGACGCGGCGCGCCAGCGCCTGCTGGTGCTGGTGAAGGACCACGGCGAGCCGGCGCTGACGGCCACGGCcacggtgctgctgtggctggaggaCGGCGGCCCGGCGCCCAAGGCGTCCTCGCGGCGGGTGGTGGGCCccgcggcggcggaggcggcgctGGTGGACGTGCACGTGTACCTGGTGGTGGCGATCTGCGCGGTGTCGAGCCTGCTGGTGCTGACGCTGCTGGTGTCCACGGCGCTGCGGTGCTCGGCGCCGCGCGGCGAGGGCGCGTGCGTGCCCGGGCAGGCGCGGCTGGTGTGCTCGAGCGCGGTGGGCAGCTGGTCTTCGtctccgcggcggcggcggcggcagcggcagcaggTGTGCTCTGGGGAGGGGCCGCCCAAGGCCGACCTCATGGCCTTCAGCCCCAGCCTGCCTCCGTGTCCTGGATCTGGAGATGTAACCAGTGATCCACAAGCTGTGGATTCCTCTGGGAAGGTGAGTTGCTCtaac